Genomic window (Candidatus Limnocylindrales bacterium):
CGAGCCGGTCGCATCGCGTGCAACGAAGATACGGGGTTCCGTGCCGTCGTGCCACTCCTGCGGGGCCGCCCACGATACGCATTTCCGTCCCCGCACTTTCCCATCTTCGTTGCGACTGTTGTAGATGGCGCCGATGCCGTCGTTCCTCACGGGCATTGCGGCGAGTTTCGGCGCGGCGGGCGCGTCGAAATGGAGCACACCCGATCTGTTCTCGATCGCTTTCGCTGCTGTGCTGGCCGTGCTCGTGATCGCCGTTCGCCGCCATCCGTCGGCGCCGCGCATCGTCGCCGCCGCCATGGTTCTCGCGCTCGTCACGGTTGCGTGGCGGTCGGTCCAGTTCGACCTCGTCGGCTGGCACGGCTTCATGCACGGCGCGGTGATGGAGCGGCTCGTCGACGGAGGCCCGATTCCACCGGAGGACCCCGCGTTCGCCGGCGGTACCCTGCGTTATCCATGGATCGAGCACTGGCTGATGGCGAGCCTGTCGCGCATGACGGGCGTCCATCCGAACGTCGAAACCATCGCTTTCGAGATCCTGCTGTTCGCCGTCTTCCTCGCCGGAAGCGCGGCCGTGGCAGCGGCCGTCAGCGAAGATCCCGAGGTCATTGCGCTGGCCGTGCTGCTGGCCGGTTTCGGCATCTCGATCTTCCACGGCGGGCTGCTGCGCCAGCTCGTGTTCTACCTGTTTCCGCAATCGCTGCTGGAGACCCGGATCATTCCGATCGACAAGTTCGCGAATATCAGCGCGATGCCGCCCGGCTATGCGGCGATGGTCTGGTCGGCGGCTGCTTCGCTCGCATTCGTGCGCGGCACGATCCGCGTGCGGACGGCCGCGCTGTCGGTCGCGGCGCTGACGCTCGTCGCGGCGCTGTTTCATCCGCTGAGCTGGACGGGGATCCTCGTATTCCAGTCGGTCGTCGTGCTGATGCTGCTCGTTGCCGGCAGCCGTGACGACCGCGTCGGAGCGTTGTGGATCGCAGCCGGAGTCGCCGCGGCGTCGCTCGTCGCGTCTCCGTACCTGCACTCGATCGGCGCTTCCGAGTCGAGCGACGGCTGGACCGGCGTCGTCGACTCGTGGCCGCTTTTTTCGGCCAAGGCCTGGGATCTCGAGCTGCTGTTCGGGCCACTGGTGCTGCTCGCATTCGTGTACCGAAAAAGACTCGCGCAAATGGTGGGGGCCGGAAACGCGCCGCTGCGGATCATCTTCGTCGCGATCGTCGTGCTGGCCGGAGCATTCCTTTTCGTGCGGTATCCGGGGCGCAATGAATACAAGTTCCTGCTCTATCTGATCCCGCTTGCTGCCGTCGTGGGAGCGATCTGCCTGCGCGAGCTTCTTTCGCGTCACGTGTTCGTCGGCACGCTGGTGGCCGCGGTGTTTCTGCTGCCCGGAGGCCATGCGCTCGGACTGCGGCCGTGGACCCAGGTTCT
Coding sequences:
- a CDS encoding DUF2298 domain-containing protein, with the protein product MPSFLTGIAASFGAAGASKWSTPDLFSIAFAAVLAVLVIAVRRHPSAPRIVAAAMVLALVTVAWRSVQFDLVGWHGFMHGAVMERLVDGGPIPPEDPAFAGGTLRYPWIEHWLMASLSRMTGVHPNVETIAFEILLFAVFLAGSAAVAAAVSEDPEVIALAVLLAGFGISIFHGGLLRQLVFYLFPQSLLETRIIPIDKFANISAMPPGYAAMVWSAAASLAFVRGTIRVRTAALSVAALTLVAALFHPLSWTGILVFQSVVVLMLLVAGSRDDRVGALWIAAGVAAASLVASPYLHSIGASESSDGWTGVVDSWPLFSAKAWDLELLFGPLVLLAFVYRKRLAQMVGAGNAPLRIIFVAIVVLAGAFLFVRYPGRNEYKFLLYLIPLAAVVGAICLRELLSRHVFVGTLVAAVFLLPGGHALGLRPWTQVLEPARVDGPYFRAVNASSDALFQWIATQTPPDSVFLSADLRIPALARRGLYIAVDAPWLGLDGWGVLRQQLLQWHIRRPDAVMYRRQHLATIVIDADWASLEPAVAIAEIRKDISTRPLFVHIQNPTAAEKLDRTPGFELRFRNAAGSVYELGNAAAGRADKESNR